One segment of Anastrepha obliqua isolate idAnaObli1 chromosome 3, idAnaObli1_1.0, whole genome shotgun sequence DNA contains the following:
- the LOC129242314 gene encoding cuticle protein 21, which produces MSPFVIIAVLSTLALSANAGLLGAPAPLAYAATPAAYASGPVYARYAAAPAPLVAAAPVPLAAAAPIVKPVVARTYAAAPAPLLSFRSVAAPVAAPLAAPAPIVAARALAAPVAVAADIVDPHPQYTYAYNVQDALTGDSKTQEETRDGDVVRGSYSLIEPDGSRRIVNYYADPINGFNAVVQKDVPVAAVAPVVAAKAVAAPVVAAPAPVVANSLAAPIVV; this is translated from the exons ATGAGTCCATTTGTT ATTATCGCTGTTCTGTCCACTTTGGCACTCTCAGCCAACGCTGGTCTTCTTGGCGCACCTGCACCACTTGCATACGCCGCGACACCAGCTGCCTACGCTAGCGGTCCAGTTTATGCTCGTTATGCCGCTGCCCCAGCTCCTTTAGTTGCCGCCGCTCCAGTTCCACTCGCCGCTGCTGCACCCATTGTGAAACCAGTTGTTGCCAGGACTTATGCTGCCGCTCCAGCACCACTCCTTTCTTTTAGATCTGTAGCTGCCCCAGTTGCTGCTCCTCTTGCCGCACCTGCACCAATTGTTGCCGCTAGAGCTTTGGCCGCCCCAGTTGCTGTTGCTGCCGACATTGTGGACCCACACCCCCAATATACCTATGCTTACAATGTACAGGATGCTTTGACCGGTGACTCGAAAACTCAAGAGGAGACTCGTGATGGTGATGTCGTTCGTGGCTCATACTCGCTCATCGAACCCGATGGTTCTCGTCGTATTGTCAACTACTATGCTGACCCCATCAACGGTTTCAACGCTGTCGTCCAAAAGGATGTGCCAGTGGCCGCAGTTGCTCCCGTCGTTGCTGCCAAAGCTGTTGCAGCCCCCGTTGTGGCCGCTCCAGCACCAGTCGTAGCCAATTCCTTAGCCGCTCCAATTGTTGTCTAA